The window CGCAGAAAACGAGGAAGCCGAAATAAACGAGAGTAATCGCGAACATCACTGCAGCAAGAATGATAAACGCCATCCAGGAGTGCTCAGCCTGAACATTGATGAACTGGGCGAAGAAAGAGATATAGAACAGCAGCGTCTTTGGATTCAATAGCGTAACCAGCATTCCGCGCCCGATGATCCCCTTAGCATCAGCTGAAGATTTCTTTTCCTCACTCGTTTCGACCGCTGGCTTAAAGATAGCGCGTATCGTCTGGACTCCGAGATAGAACAGATAAGCAGCACCTGCATATTTGATGGCGTTAAACAAGGCTGGTGTTGAGCTGAT of the Serratia marcescens subsp. marcescens ATCC 13880 genome contains:
- the leuE gene encoding leucine efflux protein LeuE, yielding MFADFGVVNFWTYLLGATLIVLVPGPETMFVIKTSITSGIKRGFAAIFSILLSDVILVLLAWCGLAAVISSTPALFNAIKYAGAAYLFYLGVQTIRAIFKPAVETSEEKKSSADAKGIIGRGMLVTLLNPKTLLFYISFFAQFINVQAEHSWMAFIILAAVMFAITLVYFGFLVFCGSYLLSRLKGNRRLSATGNALVGMFFIGFAARLASATS